ACCAAGCTTATCTTTTGCTAATTCCAACTGCATTTTCACTTGCTCGGGCGACGTTCCTCCGTAACTATTCCTTACTCCCATAACATGCTCTGGGGCTAAAACCTCAAAAATGTCCTCTTCAAATAATGGACTAAATGCTTGATACTCCTCTAAATTCAAATCTAATAAATACTTTCCTTGCTCAATCGCGTTTAATACAATTTTTCCAATCACTTCATGAGCTTCACGGAAAGGCATACCTTTTGTGACAAGGTAATCAGCAATATCTGTTGCATTTGAATAATCGTTATTTACAGCTTTACGCATCGTATCAATATTTACGTTCATCGTAGCAATCATCGGCGCTAACAGTTTTAATGAACCTTCAACTGTTTCCACTGTATCAAACATTCCCTCTTTATCTTCTTGCATATCTTTGTTATACGCTAACGGAAGCCCCTTCAAAACAGTTAATAGGCCGACTAGGTCCCCATATACACGCCCCGTTTTTGCTCGCAATAATTCTGGAACGTCTGGATTCTTCTTCTGTGGCATAATACTAGATCCTGTACAAAAAGAATCATCGAGCTCAATGAAATTGAATTCTTCACTGCTCCAAATGACGAACTCTTCAGAAAGACGCGATATGTGCGTCATTAAAATGGATGATGCAGAAAGAAATTCAAGAATAAAGTCACGGTCACTCACTGCATCCATACTATTTGGGTAGACTTTATCAAAACCGAGTAGTTCTGCTGTCCGCTCTCGGTCAATAGGGAATGTCGTTCCTGCCAATGCCCCTGCACCAAGAGGTAGCCAATTAACCCGCTCCAAACTATCGAGTAGTCGCTCTTTATCACGTTGGAGCATCCAAAAATAGGCCATCATATGGTGGGCAAATGAGACTGGCTGCGCTCGCTGCAAGTGTGTGTACCCTGGAATGATCGTCTCAATATTATCTTCTGCTTGCTGTACGATCGCTGCTTGGACATCATCAATAAGCTTTATGATATCATTTGTATGATTTTTTAAATATAAATGCATATCTGTTGCAACTTGGTCATTTCTGCTTCTTCCTGTATGAAGTTTCCCTCCGACAGGGCCAATTTCATCAATTAAGAAGGCTTCAATATTCATATGAATATCTTCATTCTCGACAGAGTATGTGAGTTCACCCTTTTCAATTTTTTCCCCGACTTTATTTAAGCCTGCAGTAATGGACTGCATCTCCTCATTTGTAATGATGCCGCACTCGGCAAGCATTTGAACGTGCGCTAGACTTCCTTGAATATCTTCTCTTGCTAATTTTTGATCAAAGGAAATGGAAGCTGTTAACTCTTCCACAAGTTTGTTTGTATCTTTCGTAAATCTTCCGCCCCATAACTTAGACATCGACACTTCCTCCTTAAGGAATTGGCTTTGTTAAAGCTTGTATTGATTTCACAAAAATACACTCGCTTGCATTCACGATGTCTACTTTGCCGTGGCAAGGCTTCAGCTAATCGGGGAATTCCTGTCTCTTCCTCTACAAGCAATGCTTTGAAGACTTATCCGTCCACCGGGCAAAACGCCACGTCCTGTGGCATGCCCGGTATTAGGACGTCCTGTCCGTTGAGACAAACCGATAGAGTAGAACTTCGACTAAAATCCCCACGTCCTGTGGGGACGTCGAAGTCACCACATCCTTGTGGAAGTTCGTGAAGCCATGCTCGTCGCAGGCGTCTCGTGATTTTTGAAAATCAACAAATAAAATAAACAGAGCCAATAAATTTAATAATCAATTTCATAATTCCGTTTTTTGCGCAATGAAACGAATGATATTTTAAATTTTTCATTAAGAGTAAGTTTTGTTTAGAAGTGAACGTAACAAAAGACGGCGACTCCCGGAGGATCAGCGACGAGCAATACTTCTTCGAACTGCGACGAGTAACCGCAGGAGCACTCTTTACCTGCGACGAGCAAGCGTAGTGGCGCAGGAGCAACGAGCTGAAGATCCACTTAGGCGAAGAGCTGTCGAGCCTAAGTTAGCTGAAGACAAGCCCTCGGGAAAGCGTCCGTCTGAAGTGAAGTTCACGATCTTCATTCGGAATTTCGCATCTTATTTTGAGTTATGAAATTGATTCAATTGAAAAATGATTTATTTCGTTACTTCTGTTTTTGTATTTACTTCTGAATACACTTTCGTTCTTAGTCCCCAAAGCTTAATGAAACCGACAGCTGCGGTATGGTCAAAGGCATCGCCTTTTGAATACGTTGCAAGCTGTTCATTGTATAAGCTGTGATCTGACTTTCGTGCAACGACATCAAAGTTCCCTTTATGCAATTTGACGCGGATTTTTCCAGAAACAACTTGTTGTGTTTCATTAATAAACGCATCTAACGCATTTGTTAAAGGTGAATACCATAATCCGTCATAAATAATTTGCGTCAGCTGTTCGTCTACTTGTCGTTTAAACTTCGTTACTTCGCTTGGCAGTGTAAGTAATTCAAGTTCTTTATGAGCTTTTATTAAAATGAGTGCAGCTGGGTTTTCATATACTTCACGTGATTTAATCCCAACGAGTCTGTTTTCAATATGATCAATTCTGCCGACACCATGTTTTCCACCAAGTTCATTTAATGTTTCTATAAGATCAACGAGTGAAAGCTTTTCACCGTTTAAAGCAACAGGTTCACCTTTTTCGAAATCAACCTCTACATATTCAGCTTCATCAGGTGTCATTGAAATTGGTGCAGTCCAATCAAACGCATCTTCTGGTGCCTCTTTCCACGTATCTTCAAGTACACCTGCCTCGCATGCACGCCCCCAAATGTTCGCGTCGATAGAATACGGTTTTTCAAGATTTACTGGAACCGGAATTCCCTTTTCTTCGGCATAAGCAATTTCTTCATCACGGGTCATCCCCCACTCTCTGACAGGTGCGATGATTTTTAGGTGCGGCGCAAGTGCCTGAATCGAAACATCAAAGCGAACTTGATCATTCCCTTTTCCTGTACAACCGTGCGCAATCGCGACTGCCCCTTCTTGCTCAGCTATTTCAACAAGCAGTTTTGAGATAAGTGGTCGAGATAAAGCTGATGAAAGTGGGTATTTTCCTTCATAAAGACAATTTGCTTTTAAAGCCGGTAGAAGATATTCCTTTGCTAAGAGTTCTTTTGCATCAATTGTGATTGCTTTTTCTGCTCCTACTTCAAGTGCCTTTTCCTTAATGGTGTCAAGGTCTTTCCCTTCACCGACATCTAATCCTACGGCAATGACATCATACCCGTATTTTTCTTGTATCCATTTAACAGAAACGGAAGTATCTAAACCTCCGGAATAGGCTAAAACCACTTTTCCATTACTCATGATTAATTCGCTCCTTTGATTAAATATCTACATTGAAGAATTTTTATACATCGAATTTTAAAAAAACTTAGTCTCCCATTAACACTTTTAATAAGGCTTTTTGCGCATGTAATCGGTTTTCAGCTTCGTCAAAAACAACAGAATGTTTCCCATCTATAATTTCAGCTGTTACTTCCTCGCCACGGTGGGCTGGGAGGCAATGTAAAAACAAGAAATCATCTTTTGCCTTATCACAAAGGCTTTCATTTACTTGATAAGGGGTAAGCTTTTTTACCCGTTCTTCTTGTTCATGTTCCTCTCCCATACTAGCCCATACGTCTGTTACGATCACATCAGCATCTTCGGCAGCTTCTTCGGGTTCATAAGTAAAATGAAACGAACAGCCTTGACGTTCGGCTAAATCCTTTGCTTTCTCATAAATCCCTTTATCTGGCTCATAACCTTCTGGGCTCGAAACTGTCATATTCATGCCCGTTTTAGCTGCGCCTTCTAATAAGGAATGAGTCATATTGTTATTTCCGTCGCCAACATAACATAGTTTTAGCCCTTTTAACTGGCCTTTATGCTCTTTGATCGTAAGTAAATCAGCTAATACTTGAGCAGGGTGATGTGAGTCTGTTAATCCGTTAATAACCGGAATACTAGAGGCCTCAGCGAACTCTTCAATCGTCTCATGGGAATACGTTCGAATCATCACCCCGTCTAAATACCTTGATAAAACTTTAGCGGTGTCTGAGATCGATTCTCCCCTGCCAATTTGAAGATCATTCGAACTCAAAAAACTAGCATGACCGCCTAGCTTTAGCATTCCAATTTCAAATGACAACCTTGTACGTGTTGATGATTTTTCAAAAATCATCCCTAACGTCTTTCCTTTTAAATATTCATGAGGAATATTTAGTTGTTGTTTTCTCTTTAACTGACTAGCAACCTTTAATAAATATTCAATCTCATAGGAATTGAAATCAGCTAGCGTTAAAAAGTGTTTACCTCGCATTTGTTTTTCTAGTAAATATTCATCCACGTTTATTTCATGCAAAGTCATACTTCCACCCCACTTTTTAGATTCAATTGGCGATACTCCCGTAACGATCTTTGTTTTGGACTTGTGCTGTTTTTTGTATGCATGGAGGAATCAATCATTGCATTGGCCGTTTCAATACTTGTAAAACAAGAGATATGATACATTACAGCAAGCTCTCTTATATAAAAACCTATCTTTTTTTGATCCCGTCCTGCATTAGCGACATTAAGAACAAACGCTATTTTATTATTTTTAAAAAACTCAGTGATTGCTCCTTTTTCTTTTTTTACTCCTTTTACATCTATACCATTCTTTTTAAGAAATTGCGCTGTGCCTTCAGTGGCAATAATCTCATACCCGTTCATTTCGAGTTTCTTTATAAGTGGAAGACTTTCTATTTTTAAACGATCCGCAATCGAACAGAAAGCAACCTTATTCTTCGATGTTTCGCCTCCCTCAAACACCTTTGCAAATGCGTCTTTCGGTGTGAACCCTATTCCTAATATTTCTCCAGTCGACTTCATTTCTGGACCTACTACATGATCAACACCCTTTAGTTTGGTCGCTGAGAAAATAGGGGCTTTCAAAGAATAGTAGTTTGGTTCAGGTAATAATCCAGTTGAACGACTTAGTTTTTCTAAGGACTCTCCTAATTGCACATATGTTGCCCATTCAATCATTGCAACTCCAGTTACTTTACTCATAATTGGGACCGTTCTAGAAGCCCTTGGATTGACTTCAAGAACATAAAC
The Bacillus shivajii DNA segment above includes these coding regions:
- a CDS encoding argininosuccinate synthase: MSNGKVVLAYSGGLDTSVSVKWIQEKYGYDVIAVGLDVGEGKDLDTIKEKALEVGAEKAITIDAKELLAKEYLLPALKANCLYEGKYPLSSALSRPLISKLLVEIAEQEGAVAIAHGCTGKGNDQVRFDVSIQALAPHLKIIAPVREWGMTRDEEIAYAEEKGIPVPVNLEKPYSIDANIWGRACEAGVLEDTWKEAPEDAFDWTAPISMTPDEAEYVEVDFEKGEPVALNGEKLSLVDLIETLNELGGKHGVGRIDHIENRLVGIKSREVYENPAALILIKAHKELELLTLPSEVTKFKRQVDEQLTQIIYDGLWYSPLTNALDAFINETQQVVSGKIRVKLHKGNFDVVARKSDHSLYNEQLATYSKGDAFDHTAAVGFIKLWGLRTKVYSEVNTKTEVTK
- the argF gene encoding ornithine carbamoyltransferase; the encoded protein is MTLHEINVDEYLLEKQMRGKHFLTLADFNSYEIEYLLKVASQLKRKQQLNIPHEYLKGKTLGMIFEKSSTRTRLSFEIGMLKLGGHASFLSSNDLQIGRGESISDTAKVLSRYLDGVMIRTYSHETIEEFAEASSIPVINGLTDSHHPAQVLADLLTIKEHKGQLKGLKLCYVGDGNNNMTHSLLEGAAKTGMNMTVSSPEGYEPDKGIYEKAKDLAERQGCSFHFTYEPEEAAEDADVIVTDVWASMGEEHEQEERVKKLTPYQVNESLCDKAKDDFLFLHCLPAHRGEEVTAEIIDGKHSVVFDEAENRLHAQKALLKVLMGD
- the argH gene encoding argininosuccinate lyase; translation: MSKLWGGRFTKDTNKLVEELTASISFDQKLAREDIQGSLAHVQMLAECGIITNEEMQSITAGLNKVGEKIEKGELTYSVENEDIHMNIEAFLIDEIGPVGGKLHTGRSRNDQVATDMHLYLKNHTNDIIKLIDDVQAAIVQQAEDNIETIIPGYTHLQRAQPVSFAHHMMAYFWMLQRDKERLLDSLERVNWLPLGAGALAGTTFPIDRERTAELLGFDKVYPNSMDAVSDRDFILEFLSASSILMTHISRLSEEFVIWSSEEFNFIELDDSFCTGSSIMPQKKNPDVPELLRAKTGRVYGDLVGLLTVLKGLPLAYNKDMQEDKEGMFDTVETVEGSLKLLAPMIATMNVNIDTMRKAVNNDYSNATDIADYLVTKGMPFREAHEVIGKIVLNAIEQGKYLLDLNLEEYQAFSPLFEEDIFEVLAPEHVMGVRNSYGGTSPEQVKMQLELAKDKLGVIQDSEK